A genomic window from Alkalihalobacillus sp. AL-G includes:
- a CDS encoding carbohydrate ABC transporter permease, translating into MQKKAGPWFYVGLFVFVFVVMFPFLWVLISSFKPVSELFGDKAFIPYTSDPTFDNYMSVFVNHPFMTYLKNSFIVSGATTIYTVFIAAFAAYAIARLHFRGKTVILGLVLSVSMFPQVATISPIYIILKNLGLTNSYIGLIIPYTTITLPLSIWILVTFFRKIPHDLEEAAKIDGASLMQTYWRVIFPLAIPGIFTTAILVFIAAWNEFLFALVLNTEEAYKTVPVGIAMFQGQFTIPWGEISAATVVVTVPLVIMVLFFQKRIVSGLTSGAVKE; encoded by the coding sequence ATGCAGAAGAAAGCTGGACCATGGTTTTATGTTGGCTTGTTCGTCTTTGTTTTTGTTGTCATGTTTCCATTTCTATGGGTTCTAATCAGCTCATTCAAGCCTGTTTCAGAATTGTTTGGAGACAAAGCATTTATACCATATACGTCCGACCCCACCTTCGATAATTACATGTCGGTCTTTGTAAACCATCCATTTATGACGTATTTGAAAAATAGTTTCATCGTGTCTGGTGCGACGACGATCTACACGGTGTTTATCGCAGCGTTTGCCGCTTATGCGATTGCCCGATTGCATTTCAGAGGGAAAACAGTGATTCTCGGACTGGTACTGTCCGTTTCGATGTTCCCGCAGGTTGCGACGATTTCACCAATCTACATTATTCTGAAAAACTTGGGGCTGACAAACAGCTATATTGGTCTGATCATTCCATATACGACAATAACATTGCCTTTGTCGATTTGGATCTTAGTGACCTTTTTCCGTAAAATTCCACACGATCTTGAAGAGGCTGCTAAAATTGACGGCGCATCTCTGATGCAAACGTATTGGCGTGTCATTTTTCCATTAGCGATACCTGGAATTTTTACGACAGCCATTCTCGTATTCATTGCGGCTTGGAATGAATTTCTGTTCGCTCTCGTTCTGAATACAGAGGAGGCGTATAAAACAGTGCCAGTAGGTATTGCGATGTTCCAGGGACAATTTACAATTCCTTGGGGGGAAATTTCAGCTGCGACTGTAGTTGTCACCGTTCCGCTAGTTATAATGGTCTTGTTCTTCCAGAAACGAATTGTTTCAGGTTTGACTTCGGGAGCAGTTAAGGAATAG
- a CDS encoding ABC transporter substrate-binding protein, whose product MKKAKWMSILSLLLAFTLILSACNSGGEEGTEKEKEDTDTNKEDTEEVVTITYAKGQDATGATLKIIEAFEKEHPNINVEFKEMPSDSGAQHNAYVTAFNGESDEIDVVDLDVVWPAEFAQAGYVMALDRFIQKDGLDMSMYNEGALSAANFNGKQWALPKFIDAGMLFYRTDLVKEGEVPKTWDELVTKAKALKAEAGTEFGYLMQAKQYEGLVCNAVEFIASYGGAIVDENGKVVVDSEDTIQGITKLVEIANADFVPENITTFTEPESHTAFLEGNSPFIRNWPYQYSLANDEEQSEIVGKVGVAPLPAGDAGSAATLGGWMTAINANTDQPEAAWKFLKFMAGPEGQKINAIHGSKAPTIPSLFEDAEVLEANPFFKEEGFVNALNSAVSRPVVPNYPVVSEVIQIQISKAIAGEVTPEQAAKNMQTEIEKLIN is encoded by the coding sequence ATGAAAAAAGCAAAATGGATGAGTATTTTGTCATTATTGCTCGCTTTTACACTGATTCTATCAGCTTGTAATTCTGGTGGAGAAGAAGGAACTGAAAAGGAGAAAGAAGATACAGATACGAATAAAGAAGATACAGAAGAAGTTGTAACGATCACCTACGCGAAAGGTCAAGACGCGACAGGGGCAACACTGAAGATCATTGAAGCGTTTGAAAAAGAACATCCGAATATCAATGTGGAATTCAAGGAAATGCCGTCCGATTCCGGAGCACAGCATAATGCATATGTAACGGCTTTTAATGGAGAATCCGATGAAATTGACGTTGTGGACCTTGATGTCGTGTGGCCGGCAGAATTTGCACAGGCTGGATATGTTATGGCGCTTGACCGATTCATCCAAAAGGATGGGCTCGACATGAGCATGTATAACGAAGGGGCATTGAGTGCTGCTAACTTTAATGGAAAACAGTGGGCGCTGCCTAAATTCATCGATGCAGGAATGCTGTTTTACCGAACAGATCTAGTGAAGGAAGGCGAGGTTCCGAAGACGTGGGACGAGTTGGTCACGAAAGCTAAAGCACTTAAAGCGGAAGCAGGAACTGAGTTTGGATATTTGATGCAAGCGAAGCAATATGAAGGCCTTGTTTGTAACGCTGTTGAATTTATCGCTTCATACGGTGGTGCAATCGTCGATGAAAACGGGAAAGTGGTCGTCGATAGTGAGGATACGATTCAAGGGATCACGAAGCTTGTCGAAATCGCGAACGCTGATTTTGTACCGGAAAACATTACGACGTTCACAGAACCAGAATCACACACAGCATTCCTTGAAGGCAATTCACCGTTTATCCGTAACTGGCCATATCAGTATTCCCTGGCGAATGATGAAGAGCAATCTGAGATTGTAGGTAAAGTCGGAGTTGCTCCGCTTCCAGCAGGAGATGCTGGATCTGCTGCAACTCTTGGTGGATGGATGACCGCGATCAATGCAAATACCGATCAGCCAGAAGCAGCTTGGAAATTCTTGAAGTTCATGGCAGGTCCCGAAGGGCAAAAGATCAATGCAATCCACGGTAGTAAGGCTCCAACGATCCCATCACTATTTGAAGACGCGGAAGTCCTTGAAGCAAACCCGTTCTTTAAAGAAGAAGGGTTCGTAAATGCACTGAACAGCGCAGTTTCTCGTCCAGTAGTTCCGAACTATCCAGTAGTTTCTGAAGTGATTCAGATCCAAATTTCAAAAGCGATTGCTGGAGAAGTAACACCTGAACAGGCTGCGAAGAATATGCAAACGGAAATTGAAAAACTAATAAACTAA
- a CDS encoding MurR/RpiR family transcriptional regulator: protein MHCISRIRSSYGIFSEKEKKIADYILNQPDHIIHSTINQIADDLNIAEATVFRFCKRLGFKGYQAMKIALASEIVNPVKDIHETISEMDNEKEVAHKVFQSNIRTLEETIHLLDKEPYRRAVNMLMNAGKVEFYGNGGSGVIAMDAHHKFLRSGIQTAAYSDSHLQLMAASQLTEHDTAVFISHSGTNKDILQVLDVAKENNVNTIGITTLAKSPLSQQVDVPLYTTSEETDYRSEALASRIAQLCIIDALYVNVMMQNKQTSQESIKKMRKAISIKRI from the coding sequence ATGCACTGTATATCAAGAATCCGTTCTTCCTATGGAATATTCAGTGAAAAAGAAAAGAAGATTGCAGACTATATTTTGAATCAACCGGACCATATCATACATTCAACAATCAACCAAATTGCTGATGACTTGAATATTGCTGAGGCGACAGTTTTTCGCTTTTGTAAACGCCTCGGTTTCAAAGGATATCAGGCGATGAAAATCGCTCTGGCATCTGAAATCGTAAATCCTGTGAAAGACATTCATGAAACGATCAGTGAGATGGATAATGAAAAGGAAGTAGCTCATAAAGTGTTCCAATCCAATATCCGGACGTTGGAGGAAACGATTCACCTATTAGATAAAGAGCCTTATCGTCGTGCAGTCAACATGCTGATGAATGCTGGAAAAGTGGAGTTTTATGGTAACGGTGGTTCTGGAGTCATTGCGATGGATGCACACCATAAGTTTTTACGGAGTGGGATTCAGACAGCTGCCTATTCAGATTCTCACCTGCAGCTAATGGCAGCATCACAGCTGACCGAGCATGATACTGCTGTTTTTATCTCCCATTCTGGGACGAACAAGGATATTTTACAAGTACTCGACGTTGCAAAAGAAAACAACGTGAACACGATCGGAATTACGACGCTGGCGAAATCACCGTTAAGTCAACAGGTTGATGTTCCACTATATACGACCTCAGAGGAAACCGACTACCGGTCAGAGGCACTCGCATCACGTATTGCTCAATTATGTATCATTGATGCACTCTATGTTAATGTGATGATGCAAAATAAACAGACTTCACAGGAATCGATCAAGAAAATGAGAAAAGCCATCTCGATCAAGCGGATTTAA
- a CDS encoding ABC transporter permease subunit: MEENTAKKKKKKLSERSAAYLLIAPSLLLILVIAIWPVLQSFYFSLFDLRLSDPTKSEVHTSYQIDLKRYLDNYPFLQGSIDKELRNTQGETAQQLNSIKEQLNQLDSSLREDEEIQERYESINEKLINIEPVLDKESLIEIERDRAKEIQETIQSIYQNVKQLEGLEDPDAVKGLTSALTDVVIKPNFIGLDHYVKNFMDKRMWMAIWNTVVFTVVSVAIELVLGLLIALLINKAFFGRGLVRASILIPWAIPTVVAAMMWKFLYDGQNGIVAKLFEEIGLVDSMASLLTTDIGAMFSVIFADVWKTTPYMALLLLAGLQTIPKSLYEAAAIDGANKWKQFFTITLPLLKLSILVALLFRTLDAFRVFDLIFVLTGGGPANSTETISLLAYKVLFAQTNFGEGSALSVVVFICVAIISMLYISLLGRDLLEDKK; this comes from the coding sequence ATGGAAGAGAACACAGCAAAAAAGAAAAAAAAGAAGCTTTCCGAACGGTCAGCTGCGTATTTGCTTATTGCTCCATCGCTCCTCTTGATACTCGTTATTGCGATTTGGCCTGTCCTTCAATCGTTTTACTTTTCTTTGTTTGATTTACGACTGAGCGATCCGACAAAATCGGAAGTTCATACATCTTATCAGATAGATTTAAAACGTTACTTGGATAATTATCCGTTTCTGCAAGGCTCGATCGATAAGGAGCTACGGAATACACAAGGGGAAACAGCTCAACAATTGAATTCGATTAAGGAACAGCTCAATCAATTGGATTCGTCATTAAGAGAAGACGAAGAGATTCAGGAGCGATACGAATCAATCAATGAAAAATTGATAAATATTGAACCGGTTTTAGATAAAGAATCACTGATCGAAATAGAACGGGATCGTGCGAAAGAGATTCAGGAAACAATCCAATCAATCTATCAAAATGTGAAGCAGTTAGAAGGTCTTGAGGATCCTGATGCTGTAAAGGGTTTAACCTCTGCACTCACAGATGTAGTCATCAAACCGAACTTCATCGGTTTAGATCATTATGTGAAGAATTTCATGGATAAACGAATGTGGATGGCGATTTGGAACACAGTCGTCTTTACAGTCGTGTCGGTTGCGATCGAACTGGTATTAGGTTTACTTATCGCACTGCTGATCAATAAAGCATTCTTTGGAAGAGGTTTAGTCCGTGCCTCAATCCTGATCCCATGGGCGATTCCTACCGTTGTTGCCGCAATGATGTGGAAATTCCTTTATGATGGCCAAAATGGGATTGTTGCTAAATTATTTGAAGAAATCGGGCTAGTGGATAGTATGGCAAGCTTATTGACGACGGATATAGGAGCGATGTTTTCTGTCATTTTTGCAGACGTCTGGAAAACAACGCCTTATATGGCATTGCTTCTGCTTGCAGGACTGCAGACGATTCCGAAAAGCCTTTATGAAGCAGCGGCGATCGACGGAGCAAACAAATGGAAACAATTTTTTACGATTACGCTTCCATTGTTGAAGTTAAGCATTTTAGTCGCATTATTGTTCCGGACGCTCGACGCATTCAGGGTATTTGATTTGATTTTTGTATTGACAGGCGGAGGACCAGCAAACTCAACCGAAACGATTTCCTTACTTGCGTATAAAGTCTTGTTCGCACAAACGAATTTTGGTGAAGGCTCTGCATTATCAGTTGTTGTGTTCATCTGTGTAGCGATCATTTCGATGCTTTACATTTCATTATTGGGCAGAGACCTTTTAGAGGACAAGAAATAG
- a CDS encoding LacI family DNA-binding transcriptional regulator, whose protein sequence is MATISDVAKKAGLSRATVSRVINEHPYVTEKKKQLVKQAMRELQYVPNSSAQKLRTQRTETIAVYVPRLTNPFFSHVVEKMEEVAAKQGFQLLLCQTRYNKQQELNYLRILRGKQIDGLILTSMENPWSEVEPYLAQGPIVLCNEYDYDATVPMVHLDQIKGGYIGTKHLIEKGHRSIVYCSSEPGKSRVSTDRQRGYIQAMNEAGIAIRPEWICTDQFTIEGGKRLFYQINQQTDRPTAVFTGSDEVAAGLIHEARKNGLRVPEDLAVIGFDDQPLAELIGLTTVKQPSQQLGETAMHLMFDMIRQKNRKSAKRIELEFELIIRRST, encoded by the coding sequence ATGGCGACGATATCAGATGTAGCAAAAAAAGCAGGCTTATCTCGTGCAACAGTATCAAGAGTAATTAACGAGCATCCATATGTAACTGAAAAGAAGAAGCAGCTAGTTAAGCAAGCGATGCGTGAGCTGCAATATGTTCCGAATTCATCTGCTCAGAAACTTCGAACACAACGAACAGAGACGATAGCCGTCTACGTTCCGAGGTTGACGAATCCGTTCTTCAGTCATGTCGTCGAGAAGATGGAAGAGGTTGCTGCAAAACAAGGCTTTCAGCTTTTGTTATGTCAAACAAGATATAACAAGCAACAAGAACTGAACTATTTGCGGATATTGCGAGGAAAACAGATAGACGGACTCATCCTCACATCAATGGAAAATCCTTGGTCAGAAGTTGAGCCTTATCTTGCTCAAGGTCCTATTGTTCTCTGTAATGAATATGACTATGATGCAACGGTTCCGATGGTGCATCTTGATCAAATTAAAGGTGGATATATCGGAACGAAGCACCTGATTGAGAAGGGCCACCGTTCTATCGTTTACTGTAGCTCCGAACCTGGTAAAAGCCGTGTTTCAACAGACAGGCAGCGAGGATACATACAAGCAATGAATGAAGCAGGAATAGCAATAAGACCGGAATGGATTTGTACAGATCAATTTACGATTGAGGGCGGGAAGCGTTTGTTTTACCAGATTAATCAACAAACAGATCGACCGACTGCCGTATTTACGGGTAGTGATGAGGTAGCAGCAGGGCTGATCCATGAGGCAAGAAAGAATGGATTACGAGTACCGGAAGATTTGGCGGTAATCGGTTTCGACGACCAGCCTCTCGCTGAGTTGATCGGGCTCACAACCGTCAAACAACCGAGCCAGCAGCTTGGAGAAACAGCAATGCATCTCATGTTCGATATGATCCGTCAAAAGAACAGGAAATCAGCAAAACGGATTGAATTAGAGTTTGAGTTGATTATACGTCGATCTACCTAA
- the gnd gene encoding phosphogluconate dehydrogenase (NAD(+)-dependent, decarboxylating) produces MQIGLVGLGKMGYNLALNLLDHGHHVHAFDVNQSTLEKLGKKGGEGFHSLKDLVNSLEKPRTVWVMVPAGEVTETVISELKVLLDPEDIVIDGGNTNYKESMKRSANFEENNIHFLDVGTSGGMNGARNGACMMIGGKKEAFERLEMVFQDVNVENGYLYTGSSGSGHFLKMIHNGIEYGMMQAIAEGFDILEKSPFDYDYQAVSKVFNNGSVIRSWLMELTENAFAKDQHLDEIKGIMHSSGEGKWTVETALELQAAAPVIALSLMMRYRSLEEDTFAGKVVAALRNEFGGHDVVKK; encoded by the coding sequence ATGCAAATTGGTTTAGTTGGTCTCGGTAAAATGGGGTACAACCTTGCCTTGAATTTACTAGATCATGGACACCACGTGCACGCATTCGATGTAAACCAATCGACCTTAGAAAAACTTGGAAAGAAAGGAGGAGAAGGATTTCACTCACTGAAAGATCTTGTAAATAGTCTTGAGAAACCGCGGACTGTATGGGTCATGGTTCCTGCTGGAGAGGTTACTGAGACCGTTATTTCGGAATTAAAGGTATTACTGGACCCTGAAGACATCGTCATCGATGGGGGCAATACCAATTACAAAGAGTCAATGAAGCGATCAGCCAATTTTGAAGAAAATAACATTCATTTCTTGGATGTCGGTACAAGCGGCGGCATGAATGGTGCTCGAAACGGTGCCTGTATGATGATCGGTGGTAAGAAGGAAGCGTTTGAAAGACTTGAGATGGTTTTCCAAGATGTCAACGTTGAGAATGGTTACCTTTACACAGGTTCATCCGGAAGTGGTCACTTTTTAAAAATGATCCATAACGGAATCGAATATGGGATGATGCAAGCCATTGCAGAAGGGTTCGATATTCTTGAAAAAAGTCCATTCGATTATGACTATCAAGCAGTATCCAAAGTTTTCAACAACGGTTCTGTCATCCGCTCTTGGCTGATGGAGCTTACAGAGAACGCATTTGCGAAGGATCAACACCTGGATGAAATCAAAGGGATCATGCACTCATCAGGAGAGGGGAAATGGACGGTGGAGACGGCTCTTGAATTACAAGCTGCCGCGCCAGTCATAGCTTTATCCCTGATGATGAGGTACCGCTCGCTGGAGGAAGATACGTTTGCTGGGAAAGTGGTCGCTGCACTGCGGAATGAGTTCGGCGGACATGATGTCGTAAAAAAGTAA
- a CDS encoding small acid-soluble spore protein H translates to MDAQRAQEISSSSTTANVTYNGEGVYIEHVDQQNGIATIHPLNAPNNKQSVSVTSLMEQ, encoded by the coding sequence ATGGATGCACAACGAGCACAAGAAATTTCTTCTTCGTCAACGACGGCCAACGTAACCTATAATGGGGAAGGTGTTTATATCGAGCACGTGGATCAACAAAATGGAATAGCTACAATTCATCCCCTTAATGCACCAAATAATAAACAAAGTGTTTCTGTAACCAGTTTAATGGAACAGTAA
- a CDS encoding mannonate dehydratase, producing the protein MKMTFRWYGQKDSVTLSNIRQIPGVKGIVSAIYDIPVGEAWPYEKILVLKEQIEEHGLTLDVIESVPVHEDIKLGLETRDHYIQNYKTTIKNLGRASIPVVCYNFMPVFDWTRSSLDHELPDGSTCLTFDEKIVERMDPQSGELPLPGWDTSYKKEDLIRLFGQYELVSEEDLWGNLEYFIREVLPVAEKSNVKMAIHPDDPPWSFFRLPRIITNKQNLERFLKIYDSPYNGLCLCSGSLGANLKNNFSEMVRSFGKVGRVNFIHARNVKIIGEKSFQESSHCSEDGSLDMYEIIRALRDINYDGPIRPDHGRMIWGEEGKPGYGLYDRALGATYLNGMWEALTKELKRED; encoded by the coding sequence TTGAAAATGACTTTTCGCTGGTATGGACAGAAGGATTCCGTAACACTTTCCAATATTCGTCAGATCCCGGGAGTGAAAGGAATCGTCTCTGCTATTTACGATATCCCAGTAGGCGAAGCATGGCCATATGAGAAAATCCTTGTCCTCAAAGAACAAATTGAAGAACACGGTTTAACCCTTGATGTTATTGAAAGCGTACCTGTCCATGAAGATATTAAATTAGGTCTAGAAACTCGGGATCATTACATACAAAATTACAAAACGACAATTAAAAACTTAGGCAGAGCAAGTATTCCGGTCGTTTGTTATAACTTTATGCCGGTGTTTGACTGGACCCGTTCGTCTCTGGATCATGAGCTTCCCGATGGATCGACCTGTTTAACCTTTGATGAGAAAATAGTAGAAAGAATGGACCCTCAATCCGGGGAACTACCACTTCCTGGTTGGGATACGAGCTATAAAAAAGAGGATCTTATAAGGCTTTTTGGACAGTATGAATTGGTATCTGAAGAGGATCTATGGGGTAATTTGGAGTATTTTATCCGAGAAGTCCTACCCGTCGCTGAGAAGTCCAATGTCAAAATGGCCATACATCCGGATGACCCACCGTGGTCATTTTTCAGGCTGCCTCGCATTATTACGAATAAGCAAAATCTAGAACGATTTTTAAAGATCTATGATAGCCCGTATAACGGATTGTGTTTATGTAGTGGTTCCCTCGGTGCAAATCTGAAAAACAATTTTTCGGAAATGGTTCGCTCGTTCGGGAAAGTGGGACGAGTAAACTTCATACATGCCCGTAATGTAAAAATAATCGGTGAAAAATCTTTTCAGGAATCCTCACATTGCAGTGAGGACGGCTCCTTGGATATGTATGAAATTATTCGAGCGTTGCGTGATATCAATTATGACGGGCCAATTCGTCCAGACCACGGACGTATGATATGGGGAGAAGAAGGAAAACCAGGGTATGGCTTATATGACCGAGCCCTCGGAGCCACTTACCTAAATGGCATGTGGGAGGCTTTGACAAAAGAATTGAAGAGGGAAGACTAG